The Arachis hypogaea cultivar Tifrunner chromosome 14, arahy.Tifrunner.gnm2.J5K5, whole genome shotgun sequence genome has a segment encoding these proteins:
- the LOC112742824 gene encoding uncharacterized protein, which produces MSKFKTIDTFFKRKDQENEDASTITTPILEGSSNFITSSSSLNSSKRPRLLPNQLDVFRLERDPGMRPMIWKFPPNKRDEIRRAYIKVGPNQPILDNYPFSGDKSHRRFQASWFKLFPSWLEYSIEDDAIYCFPCFLFAKEPSINTGSNAFIENGFRNWKKVNSGKECALLNHIGKGPNSFHHKALKSCDDLMKQSQHIDRLLHKQTSEEIEKNRIRLGASIDCIRWLTFQGCAYRGHDESQSSSNRGNFLEMLKFLGSYNERVKQNVLENAPKNAKYTSNDVQKEILHILATKVRNSIREEIGDAKFCIIVDEARDESKKEQMAIVLRFVTLDGFVKERFFDLVHVTDTCATTLKKELISVLSHYNLQVENIRGQGYDGASNMRGEWNGLQALFLKDSPQAYYVHCFAHRLQLALVAASREVLQIHEFFTQLNSIVTIVSASSKRHDQLQEAQAIENANLVAQNELETGKGVNQISTLQRVVDTRWSSHFNSICSLVKMFTATNIVLNNIIEDRTTYAQRGEAYGVSKILLSFEFVFTLHLMKEIMGITNVLCQALQQQSQDILNAMHIVSTSKLLLQKLRDGGWCNFLANVKDFCEKHEIEVPNMSAQYVFGRGRSRQPSVTVEHHYRIDVFLATIDSQIQELNSRFNEQTIELLTLSCALDPKDNFKSFNIEEISKLAEKFYPLDFPSNELNILKSQLQHYQHDIPNHLKGIGTLSELCNKLQETGKSRTYHIVDRLIRLVLTLPVSTATTERAFSAMKIVKTRLRKKNVE; this is translated from the exons ATGAGTAAGTTCAAAaccattgatacattttttaaaagaaaagatcaagagaatgaagatgcttCTACTATTACTACTCCAATACTTGAGGGGTCATCAAATTTCATTACTTCAAGTTCTTCATTGAATAGCTCAAAGCGTCCACGACTTCTTCCAAATCAACTAGATGTTTTTCGTTTGGAAAGAGATCCTGGAATGCGACCAATGATTTGGAAGTTTCCTCCAAATAAAAGAGATGAAATCCGTCGGGCTTATATTAAAGTTGGGCCAAATCAGCCAATTCTTGATAATTATCCATTTTCTGGTGATAAAAGTCATCGTCGCTTTCAAGCTTCATGGTTTAAATTGTTCCCATCTTGGTTAGAATATTCTATAGAAGATGATGCTATATATTGTTTTccgtgctttctttttgctaaggaaCCTTCAATCAATACGGGTTCAAATGCTTTTATTGAGAATGGTTtcaggaattggaagaaagtaaataGTGGAAAAGAATGTGCTCTTTTGAATCACATTGGCAAAGGTCCTAACTCATTCCATCATAAGGCGCTGAAATCATGTGATGATTTGATGAAACAATCACAACATATTGACAGACTTCTTCATAAGCAAACATCAGAAGAGATTGAAAAGAATCGAATTCGACTAGGAGCATCTATAGATTGCATTAGATGGTTGACATTTCAAGGTTGTGCATACAGAGGACATGATGAAAGCCAAAGTTCAAGCAACAGAGGTAACTTTTTggaaatgttaaaatttttgggatCTTACAATGAAAGAGTGAAACAGAATGTTTTGGAAAATGCTCCAAAAAATGCTAAGTATACTTCAAATGATGTCCAAAAAGAAATTCTACATATTCTTGCTACTAAGGTGAGAAATTCAATTAGAGAAGAGATTGGAGATGCcaaattttgtattattgttgATGAAGCTAGAGATGAATCTAAAAAGGAGCAAATGGCCATTGTTTTGAGATTTGTTACTCTAGATGGTTTTGTTAAAGAGAGATTTTTTGATCTTGTGCATGTCACTGATACTTGTGCAACAACTTTAAAGAAAGAATTGATTTCTGTCCTTTCTCATTATAATCTCCAAGTTGAAAATATTAGGGGTCAAGGGTATGATGGTGCTAGCAACATGCGGGGTGAGTGGAATGGTTTGCAAGCTTTGTTTCTTAAAGATTCTCCACAAGCATACTATGTGCATTGTTTTGCTCATAGGTTACAATTAGCATTGGTGGCAGCTTCAAGAGAGGtacttcaaattcatgaattttttactCAATTAAACTCTATTGTCACTATTGTTAGTGCTTCTTCAAAAAGACATGATCAATTACAAGAAgctcaagcaattgaaaatgcAAACTTGGTTGCTCAAAATGAATTAGAAACAGGCAAAGGTGTGAATCAAATAAGCACTTTACAAAGAGTTGTGGATACTCGATGGAGctctcactttaattctatttgcagTTTGGTAAAAATGTTTACTGCTACCAATATTGTTCTCAATAATATCATTGAAGACAGGACAACTTATGCACAAAGAGGTGAGGCTTATggtgttagtaaaatattattgtcatttgaatttgttttcacTTTGCACTTGATGAAAGAGATTATGGGAATCACTAATGTTCTTTGCCAAGCACTGCAACAACAATCTCAAGATATTCTTAATGCAATGCATATTGTTTCTACATCAAAGTTACttcttcaaaaattaagagatggTGGATGGTGCAATTTTCTTGCAAATGTTAAAGATTTTTgtgaaaaacatgaaattgaagTCCCTAATATGAGTGCACAATATGtttttggaagaggtcgatctcgTCAACCAAGTGTGACAGTTGAGCATCATTATCGAATAGATGTATTCTTGGCAACAATTGACTCTCAAATACAAGAGTTGAATAGTAGATTTAATGAGCAAACAATAGAGCTTTTGACTTTGAGTTGTGCTTTGGATCCTAAGGACAATTTCAAATCATTCAATATTGAAGAAATCAGCAAGTTAGCAGAGAAGTTTTATCCCCTTGACTTTCCTTCTAATGagctaaatattttgaaatctcaGTTGCAACATTATCAGCATGATATACCAAATCATTTGAAAGGCATTGGTACACTTTCTGAATTGTGCAACAAGTTGCAAGAAAcgggaaaatcaagaacttatcaCATAGTTGATAGATTAATACGTCTTGTTTTGACTCTACCAGTGTCTACAGCAACAACAGAAAGAGCTTTTTCAGCAATGAAAATTGTTAAGACAAGACTCCGAA aaaaaaacgtcGAATAG